tgtattatgcttgcccattacaaaaagtgtactgttcagaccagtgtgtccaaagaaatcactgtctcctcttctctgttctttcctgcacatctcatctctcccactttcctctggactctgtagaaccaccgtcctttccactcttcctcccattgcttttgccatcttcttcttcttctttggagttttacggcagccggcatccacaatgttgcattgctgccaccttctggcttcactccgcagtcctcatgtctttactttatatcttttttataaggccagaggccctcaagaaattaaacaacaaatttactccttttccttcccctccatactctagaatgttcttttctgatatatctgtcattccaattttcttcatttcattgatcaaaactcttctttctgttgcatatcttctacatgcaactagagcacttttgccatctttcctccagtctttgcttaataatgtctagGCCAAACACTGACCAGTCGCTGGTGACTAATTAGGTCTAATTATCATTATCACACGTGAATTGAGTTGAATTGCCATTTGGGGACCATGTAACAAAGATAGGTTCAGATTCAACAACAACTGCGTAGCTCTACGAgcggaattgggccattcagcccatcacatctactccgtcattccatcgtggctgatctatctttccctccaaaccccacaacccctgacacccgttataACCAAGAGTTAGTTAGTTAATTACACGATTCATTAAACTCGGGCCAAAAACAACCTCAGCGCACTATATACCAGGTGGAAGTAATGATGTAGATTGGTCCAAGGCGGGGATATTTAAACAGTGGGGGATAGATTGATGTAAGTAGCTTCGATGGCCCACTGCCAAGGCAATGGGGATGAACCACACGTTCTCAgctgtcccatttgcctggagCTTTTTGTCGACCCAGTCCTCGTCCACTGCGAGCGCAACTTCTGCCGGAGTTGCATCGTTTCCTACAGGGAGTCCCAGCAAGGATCGTTGTGTTGTCCGGAGTGTGCCCTGGATACGCTGGATCTGAGTCTACAATCCAACCGGATTTTGAAGAATGTGACTGAGCTGGTGCGGAGACTGGTCGggctggaggaggaagagggggagcggGCAAACGTGTGCGACCACCACGGGGAGAGGCTGAGCCTGGTTTGCGAGACGGACGGGATGTTGGTTTGCCCCGTCTGCCGCGACTCCAAGTTCCACAAACATCACACGTTCAGGCAGCGGAGCGAGTTCATCGTCAGATGCAGGGTAATGTCGGCCGAAAACAGCGAGCGAGGGTTGTGGTTGTAATGGGTTTGGCTCGGGACAGAGTCGTAGAGAAACTAGCCCAACATTGGCCAACATATCCCGGCTACActaacctgcatttggtccatgttcctccaaacatgtctatccgtgtacctgtctgactgtttcttaattgttggGTTAAtccctctggctgcttgttccatacacccaccaccctttgtgtggaaaagttacccctcagatttctattcaatattttccccttcgcctCAAACCTATGTTCTGTGGTCATCTActctattcacctactctgggcaagaggctctgtggaTCAACCTAATCTattcatctcatagaaacatagaaattaggtgcaggagtaggtcattcggcccttcgagcctgcaccattcgccattccatatgatcatggctgatcatccaactcagtatcccgtacctgccttctctccatacctcctgatccccttagccacaagggccacatctaactccctcttaaatatagccaattaactggcctcaactactctctgtggcagagagttccagagattcaccactctctgtgtgaaaaaagttcttctcatctcggttttaaaggatttcccccttatccttaagctgtgaccccttgtcctggacttccccaacatctggaacaatctttaagaaggaactgcagatgctggagaatcaaaggtacacaaaaaagctggagaaactcagcgggtgcagcagcatctatggagcgaaggaaataggcaacgtttcgggccgaaacgttgcctatttccttcgctccatagatgctgctgcacccgctgagtttctccagcttttttgtgtaccatcgggaacaatcttcctgcatgtagcctgtccaaccccttaagaattttgtaagtttctataagatcccctctcaatctcctaaattctagagagtataaaccaagtctatccagtctttcttcataagacagtcctgacatcccaggaatcagtctggtgaaccttctctgcactccctctatggcaataacgtccttccttagatttggagaccaaaactgtacgcaatactccaggtgtggtctcaccaagaccctgcacaactgcagtagaacctccctgcccctatactcaaatccttttgcaatgaaagctaacatactattcgctttcttcactgcctgctgcacctgcatgcctaccttcaatgactggtgtaccatgacacccaggtctcgctgcatctccccctttcccaatcggccaccatttagataatagtctgctttcccgtttttgccaccaaaatggataacctcacatttatgagaACATAAAACTAGGCCCAGACAGCAACCGtaatcagggtcgaacctgggtctctggcgctgctatgctgtgaggcaacaactgtacCATTGTGCTACCATGCCGCCCACTTGTGTGGTATCTCCTTCCACTTTTTACTGCTCACTCCCATTCTCTCTGTCCCCTACAGGCTCAAGGTGCTGCTCTCCTGAAGTCACTGAATCAAAAGGTGAAAGCTTTGAAACCAATTCTgatgaatcaagaactggaggttgCTGGCACAAAGGTGAATGAGTCCCGTACACTGGAAGGCCTGTAGTCTGCAGCAGCTGCTCAGTGCACAAATTAAAAACTggtcctgacatgaaatgtcatttatccattccttccgcagatgctgcctgtagacccgctgagttcttccagcactttgctttgctcaaatttccagcatttgcaattccttgtgctCCATGAAATTGAAGAGTGGgaaggcagtgtctgtggaaagTGTTATAGTCTTGCCCGTCCTGTTTCATTGAAGGGCCCTTGACCTGAATAGTTAGTTGTTTCTCcccctgagtatagaagttgggagatagacactacaagctggagtaactcagtgggactggcaacaactttggagagaaagaatgggttgagactcgaaacatcacccattctcctctccagagatgctgcctgtcctgttgagttactctggcaatttgggtctatctttatttttatccagcagctgcagttccttcctacacatatgttgCAGTTATGACCTCCCAAAGActttttccaaagtctacagagtaatttaggccatttggaaaaatgggctgaaagatggcagatggagtttaatgctgataaatgtgaggtgctgcaccttggcaggacaaatcaaaataggacgtacatggtaaatggtagggaattgaagaatacagttgaacagagggatctaggtataaccgtgcatagttccttgaaggtggaatctcatatagatagggtggtaaagaaagcttttggtatgctagcctttataaatcagagcattgagtatagaagctgggatataatgttaaaattgtacaaggcattggtgagaccaaatctggtttGCCACAGCTGTAGTAAAACATTACTATtttcaaaaattaaaataattcaaaatgtATATAAAAACAACTTCAAAACATCCTAGTACCTTGTTGGTGTCAATGTTTGCTAGTGTCATTCTTTGTTGTCTTAGTACCTGTCTTTGCATGAAATACCCTTTCTGATTATAgatgctgggatgtaatgttaaaattgtacaaggcactggtgagaccaaatctggagtatggtgtacaattttggtcgcccaattataggaaggatgtcaacaaaatagagagagtacagaggagatttactagaatgttgcctgggtttcaacaactaagttacagagataggttgaataagttaggtctttattctctggagcgcagaaggttaaggggggacttgatagaggtctttaaaatgatgagagggatagacagagttgatgtggacaagcttttccctttgagaatagggaagattcaaacaacaggacatgacttcagaattaagggacagaagtttaggggtaacatgagggggaacttctttactcggagagtggtggctgtgtggaatgagcttccagtgaaggtggtggaggcaggttcgtttttatcatttaaaaataaattggatagttatatggacgggaagggaatggagggttatggtctgagcgcaggtatatgggactaggggagaatatgtgttcggcacggacttgtagggccgagatggcttgtttccgtgctgtaaattgttatatggttatatggttaacatgccggagtaactcagcaggacaggcagcgtctcaggagagaaggaatgggtgacttttcaggtcgaccCTGAATGTATGAAGTCTGAataaagggcctcgacccgaaacgtcacccattccttctctcctgagatgtcccactgagttgctccagctttttgtgtctatcttcgaactctggcagatagacacaaaaagcaggagtagctcagcaggacaggcagcatctctggaaagaaggaatgggtgacgtgtttggttgagacccttcgtcagattagTTGGGGTTTacggaaacgagatatagatgatgatatagAAAGATAACGAACAATGatcgaaagatatgcaaaaaagtaaggatgataagttatatggttatttgttatatgataaaggaaacgggccattgttagcttttgTTGGGAGTAAACAAGAAGCTGCTGccacttgggtgggagagggatagagagagagaggaaatgctggGGTTATTTgacgttggagaagtcaatattcataccactggggtgtaagctgcccaagtgaaatacgagttgctgttcctccaatttgtgtttgtccacctctgacaatggaggagacccagtacagaaagtcagtgtgggaatgggaaggggaattaaagtgttttgcaaccaGGAGATGACCTAAATTCAGCTGGACTGAATTCTAACTTGTGTGTTTTGTCCCGTTGAGGAAATGGGCTGCGATCTGATCTGCCACATTGCGGAGCAGTTCGCTGATCTGCACCAGTTTCTCCATGAAGCCGAGCAGCAGCTGACACGGACGCTGGAGTCTCAGGTGGAAATCAACCTGGCGGCGATGGATAGAAACCTGACCGGCATGCGAGCCTCTCTCCACTCCATGGAGCAGGATGTGACCAGCATCGAGACCAAGCTGCAGCAAAGTGATATGACCTCTCTCCAGGTACCGTGTCCTTACTTGGGGAAAcgcaagggactgcaggtgctagtttgcaaagcacagtgctggagtaactggggttCAGGggtaaacacatagaaacatagaaattaggtgcaggagtagaggccattcggcccttcgagcctgcaccattcgccattcaatatgatcatggctgatcatccaactcagtatcccgtacctgccttctctccataccccctgatccctttagccacaagggccacatctaactccctcttaaatatagccaatgaactgtgtggcctcaactaccctctgcggcagagagttccagagactcaccactctctgtgtgaaaaaagttcttctcatctcggttttaaaggatttcccccttatccttaagctgtgaccccttgtcctggacttccccaacatcgggagcaatcttcctgcatctagcctgtccaaccccttaagaattttgtaagtttctataagatcccctctcaatctcctaaattctagagagtataaaccaagtctatccaacatctctggagagaaggaatgggtaccgttttgtgtctgaagaagggtctcgacctgaaacgtcacccattccttctctccagagatgctgcctgtcctgctgagttactccagcattttgtgtctataccccTCCAGGTATAATGTCTTTgctatggaatggaatgctatgctgaggaaggacattattgccatagagggagtgcagagaaggttcaccagactgattcctgggatgtcaggactgtcttatgaagaaagactggatagacttggtttatactctctagaatttaggagattgagaggggatttatagaaacttacaaaattcttaaggggttggacaggctagatgcaggaagattgctcccgatgttggggaagtccaggacaaggggtcacagcttaa
The Leucoraja erinacea ecotype New England unplaced genomic scaffold, Leri_hhj_1 Leri_392S, whole genome shotgun sequence genome window above contains:
- the LOC129693694 gene encoding zinc-binding protein A33-like, producing the protein MAHCQGNGDEPHVLSCPICLELFVDPVLVHCERNFCRSCIVSYRESQQGSLCCPECALDTLDLSLQSNRILKNVTELVRRLVGLEEEEGERANVCDHHGERLSLVCETDGMLVCPVCRDSKFHKHHTFRQRSEFIVRCRAQGAALLKSLNQKVKALKPILMNQELEVAGTKEMGCDLICHIAEQFADLHQFLHEAEQQLTRTLESQVEINLAAMDRNLTGMRASLHSMEQDVTSIETKLQQSDMTSLQEITCWRHRFPGKIPKVISRNICLGTFKGPLQYKLWREMQSFIRPAPAALTLDPQTANPWLLLSENLASVMVTEDKLVVPDDPARFDICVSVLAAEGFVDGTHYWEVEVAGKSKWYVGVARESISRKGDITLKPENGYLTLSLSNGNEYCALTSPNPIPLPIMKQPQTIGVYLDYKGGQVSFYDAGDLSHLYTFTETFTERIFPFFCPCLNDTGDNSAPLSIRVFH